A genome region from Gadus chalcogrammus isolate NIFS_2021 chromosome 5, NIFS_Gcha_1.0, whole genome shotgun sequence includes the following:
- the LOC130382409 gene encoding glycogenin-1-like has product MWNLIPALDCSQLLSICQLHIKGFNPNLTSSSGHRAACSQKTMADQAFVTLATNDNYAKGAMVLGQSLRKHKTTKKLVALIGPHVAEPCRRVLESVYDEVRLVDVLESGDTAHLALMKRPDLGVTFTKLHCWTLTHYSKCVFMDADTLVLSNIDELFEREELSAAPDPGWPDCFNSGVFVFTPSNETHEKLLAFCSENGSFDGGDQGVLNSYFNTWATADISRHLPFIYNLSSIAIYSYLPAFKQYGHKAKVVHFLGKVKPWSYSYDAQSGEVKGHSVAPGLCEVQPDYLRLWWEFYSSAVLPALLEAYGDTPFNTGCVDEKSHEEIREILTSTSHAASSSTSSSFAPSSSSSSPPPPPPKVPSDERKKRWEAGQADYMGDDSFVHIERKLDSFLK; this is encoded by the exons ATGTGGAACTTAATTCCTGCGTTGGACTGCTCCCAGCTGCTGAGCATCTGCCAGCTGCATATCAAAGGTTTCAATCCGAATCTTACTTCTTCCTCGGGGCACCGTGCTGCCTGCTCACAGAAAACCATGGCGG ACCAAGCATTTGTGACGCTAGCAACAAACGACAACTATGCCAAGGGAGCAATGGTCTTGGGGCAGTCGCTACGGAAACACAAGACAACCAAGAAACTTGTGGCCCTCATTGGGCCCCATGTTGCTGAGCCCTGCAG GCGCGTGCTGGAGTCGGTGTACGACGAGGTGCGTCTGGTGGACGTGTTGGAGTCCGGGGACACCGCCCACCTGGCCCTCATGAAGCGCCCGGACCTGGGGGTCACCTTCACCAAGCTGCACTGCTGGACCCTCACGCACTACAGCAAGTGTGTGTTCATGGACGCAGACACCCTG GTGTTGTCTAACATAGATGAACTGTTCGAGAGGGAGGAGCTATCGGCAGCTCCGGATCCTGGTTGGCCAGACTGTTTCAACTCCGGGGTGTTTGTGTTCACGCCGTCCAATGAGACACACGAGAAACTGCTGGCATTCTGCAGTGAGAACGGCAGCTTCGATG GTGGAGACCAGGGGGTTCTGAACAGTTACTTCAACACCTGGGCCACCGCAGACATTTCCAGGCACCTACCCTTCATCTACAACCTCAGCAGCATCGCCATCTACTCCTACCTCCCAGCCTTCAAACA GTATGGCCACAAGGCCAAGGTGGTGCACTTCCTGGGAAAGGTGAAGCCCTGGAGCTATTCTTACGATGCCCAGAGCggagaggtcaagggtcactcAGTGGCGCCCGGCCTGTGCGAGGTGCAGCCCGACTATCTGCGCCTGTGGTGGGAGTTTTACTCCAGCGCTGTGCTGCCTGCTCTGCTGGAGGCCTATGGAGACACACCCTTCAACACAGGCTGTGTGGAT GAGAAGTCCCATGAAGAGATAAGGGAGATCTTGACATCAACATCCCatgccgcctcctcctccacctcctcttcttttgcaccctcttcttcttcttcttcccctcctcctcctccacccaaggTGCCCTCCGACGAGAGGAAGAAGCGGTGGGAGGCGGGCCAGGCGGACTACATGGGAGACGACTCCTTTGTCCACATCGAACGCAAACTGGACTCCTTCCTCAAGTAA